ATATCAGCCCAAGGTCGAGGCTGCACTTGGCCAATATTACCTGGCCAGTACAGCCCTGTCCAAGCCACAAAGAAGTATTCTTTCTTTGAAATTGGACACTTCTCCAATTGGTGAATGTTTGTAATCTTCGTCATCCATCAGCAAACTTAAAACAGTAACCTTTTACgtttaaaactaaattccacTAATTGCTATAATTGACCTCATCAGCTAACTCTacgttgtacccaattcaaactgTTTGGGAATACAGTAAAACGTTTggtttcaggtatttccatatcatttaaattattattatgaatgcTACAATATCATGCAAATACatcacaaagaatcttaatcccggtagatttgaattgggttacaacactgagttagacGATTAGGTTTATTTTACTGCTGTGATGAGAAAActgaattcttcttttttataACTTTGTGTTTCATTCAACTAAAATTTCCcggaagagaaaaaaatacggaaacggactgtttccatggtaatggtccgtactATAAAATCCCGACTTGAGAATGATTTAAAGTGCTCATTTCTTCTTGGGTTACATGTCAtgcaagtgaaaacataaattgcttaccatttaagaaattgagtcaagaaatggaaatgttatagatGAGGAGTAAGTAAACAACGGGTCCAAGTCTCAGGGCTGTGCAATATTCCGTACTCGAGTTATTCAGCGAAATTTATTACTCAAATTTGTTGAGTTTAGTATAgaggcgccatgttggtgttctgCTGCAGTACACCATTATGGCACTATGAAACctgtagaaacatctggaatttagtTTGACTGTCTTCAACACTTTTTTCTGTATAATGAGCTAGCAAACATTTGTATAGACACATCTCCTAGTACATTGGCTGTTTAGGCCACAAAAacaactggcatgtttttcggaagccgtcaacatgtcacgcactgtgaaaaactctgaaattcacACTGCTCTATTTCCGGGTTAGGGTTAGCTAACCCTAGCTGATCAACATAAATactcaaaaggctctttagttttgtatttttttttttttttgtgacgtcacatgcgACCCAAGAACTCCAAACTGCACGAAAAAAATAATGCGATTACTTATTTATGATACACATTAAAAGAATTTCATGTTTAATTTCCCCTGGGATTTTTGCATGCAAGAGTTAGGACACTTTCCattttgacagaactgacaggTCAGACCGGGCTGTTAGaacagcaggtacaaaacacaggttacaggtcattgttttaccaatgcagAAAGTATCGTAAACATTCAtgaatgctaaccttaggcctgatTAGGCCttaaaaagtttttaggcctaaggttagcttttatgaatgttaaggatactttctgtattggtaaaacaatgaactgtgacccgcgttttgtacctgccgtagTTGGAAGGACTATCTCTACAACGTCTTCAAAtcaacacacttcgaggatcaCATATTcttctccagaagaatgcgagggattatcatgcaagtgtttcttcaaactgttgtattttctttgcaaaacgaacggtctggccggccagtccTGACAAAAGGACAGCGTCCTTATATTATTATACAACTTACAATTATTGAGCTTACCATGTTTCATCATAACGGTCAGAAACTTAATTATGACTTTCGAAGAAGGGCGAAGAAGGACCTGTCTCTTCCCTCGTCTTTCAGCATTGCATATGGCGTTTAAAGCGTCGCTCAACACATTGATTCGAACCATGTTGAACCTGTTAGGTAAAACACATGTACGTCAACAGAAGCCAGTGAAACATTCCCCCAAAAAATGACTTTATTTCATTGGCAATATCAGATACGATTTCTTTAGGGTTTCTTAGAGACAAGGACAGCAACCCTTTATTTACAAAAGAAACTCAGACGTTTTAAAACTTTACTGCTGATGCGGATGCAGACAGATCTTCCATAGCCATTTTGTCCTACCTTGTGCAAAATGGCGATCGCAAGAGAGAAAGAGTGGATAGAATAGACCATAATATACCGGGGTAGCCTCTACTTGAACCCAGCGCGGCTGCGCGGCTCGGAGCAGCATCCGGGAGCATGCGAGGTGCAGAGCGACCCCAAGCGACCCTGTTTTGTAAACATTTAGGTTGCTACGAGTAGTGACACAAGTAGTTACATTTTAGTTGATGGCAGTTTGTGAGGCCTGTAGAATTTCTCTCACTTTTCCACTCAAGATATTGGCAGCATCAATGgaaaattacattattttagCTATCCTGGATGCCTCTCTTAGAGCGACGGAAtagcgagtcgcgaagcggcaaGAAGTTGGATCTTGCAATGATTCAATTAGATTATCCGTAatgattcttatttttttacgctgaaattattgttttgtttatccaAGTCGATCAAAAGGAGTATTTGACTTCGAAACATCGACATAAAAGACCAAAGTCTCCTAGCTGGTAATCGTGATCTTACAGCCGATATCATGTTTACCAGAGAAAAAGTAAGAGTGAACCCTGTAAGAAACAAAACCAAGAAAAGTTACAAAGGGAACACCTCAAAGGCAGCATGGGAAACTTTACTAGCTAGTTCTAAGAACCATGCTAGTAAGGGTGAAGGAAGTTCTAGGGCATGGCGTGGATCAGAAATGACAAATGGATTTGCTCACATACAGTGgtcagatgatgatgatgatgatgatgctaaaGACAATGACGACAAGTTTAAGACTCCCATAACCCCCAGTGCATCATTCATCTTTTCTGAAAGTCACACTAAAAGTTTTGAGAACTTATGGAGGTCAGCTGCTGCTGAAGCAAGGGTGAATTCCTCGTTAGAATTTCATATGCACCCTGGTCAACCACCTGTCCCAAAACAAATTGTTGGACAAATATGTGAAGGAAAATATATTAACTTTCAGGAACTTCTTCTTGAAAATCTGGGCAAAGAAGATGCAAAGAACAAGATTTTAATTGATGAAACTCAAAGAGTGGATGATATTACAAAATGGATTGATTGCATGGCTATTTATATTTCAGTTTATACAAGTCATTATCCGAATCGAATTAGGGACTTACTTGCATATCAAGGTATAATAACTAGGTTATACCGTGACTGCCAAGACAAAAAAGCATGGCAAAGATATGATGTGGCCTTTAGGCGCAAAGCATTTCAAACTAGTCTAAGGGACTGGAGTACAGTTGATGAAAATTTGTGGATTATGTCATCATCGCGAGATGCACGTAGAGCTGTCCTCTGCAAAGCTTGTCTGTCACTAACTCATAACCAAGCTTCTTGCCCATTGTTGCCAAAAGCAGAAAGTGCAAAGACTCCACGTCTTCATTCTTGGTATGCTACAGTGATAATTTGCAAATGATGAAGAGAAGTGATTAATTAAAACTCCCACTTCATTTATCCCTTCCTACATTGTACCTGAGAGTGAGACTaatgtagattttactctgtctaacggcaGATGAATTTAATCATCAATGGGGGCCACTCTAAAGAATGAAAGTATAGATTAAAGTTGTTGGTTGAGTTAAAATTATAAATGTTGATAAATAATATATTCCCATTTTTCCCCTCATTATTTGATCATTTAGGTTATCCAGGTCTTCAAAGTTACTCAAAAAGGATGTTTTAGGTGAGGAGGAGCAACCGCAATCAGTTAGTACATCTCGGCATACACAGAGCCCTAATGAAGGATTGGATCTGAAATTTGCTTTTGGGTAAGTCCATGTTAGGAAGACCAATTCAGCCATGGCTAAAAAAATGGTGCTTTTAACAGTACAAGGAAGAAAAGGAGATTGAACTTTGGTTTCACTGatgtgttttcttttgtttaaaccCTACTTAGGTACCATGGTTACAATGCATGCAACAATTTGTTCTACACACAGTCAAAGGAGGTAGTTTTTCATGTGGCAGCCCTTGGGATAGTATATAGTTCTTCAAGTAACCAGCAGAGATTCTACAAAGGCCACACTGATGACATCATATGTTTAACCATTCATGATGACAAGGATTTTGTAGCCACTGGACAGGTGATCCCCCATCACAATTGAAAGTAATATCCACAAAAACAATCCAAGGTGCTAACCTTCTAATTTTACCCTTCCATGCCCAAGGGTGaagccattgacaagtaaaatcgtctcgcATTAGCCAGAGTATAATCTATAAGTGAGAAAGAGTTTTAATTAACAAGCAAGTAAGCCACTATTCCATTTTATTGCCAGGAATGTAGCCAGACTTTCCTCATGAAgatcttaatttaaaaatgaaGCAAAAATTCCTTTGTTGTTTTAATTACCAGGCCATTTGCCTCCTAGCCTTAAGTAACAGAATTGAAACTTAATCAACAGGTGGGCAAGCAAGCAGAGACTCATGTGTGGGATGCCACCACCATGAAAACTGTAGCTGTTTTGAAAGGCTTCCACAAACGAGGGATCATTTGTGTTGACTTCTCAGGTGCAATGTTTCAGAATTGGTAACTTTTTCCCAGTGCTGTGGTTACTTTCTCTTTCAGTCATTTAATGGGGAATTTTTAGAAATTGATATGCTTAATTTATGTCTAATTCCAATCATTATGGCAACTTTGCACAGCATTTTTCTACAATTATTTGATCTCAAAAACTCAACATTGTTCAGGGAGTGAAGTGGGGATCAATGAAACTGTTTTTTCCTCTGAAACGAGGTGAAGTGTCTGAAAtgttttgtccaggattgtagattTTAAAGAGTGCAGGGTTGGCATTGTAGTGGGAGTGCCTGCCTTGAACCCAGGATGCTTTGTGGATTGGATTCCTGGACTCATTGTTATAGATGAATTTGGTAACAGAGTAACTTTGCCActacaattaacaattattccatgagtgcacgttggatacgagatggtaaatagccaatggGGCACGTAGCACTGAGGTGgtcataaccagtctcatagCCAACAAGAGcgatattattataattgttctATTAAATTCTCATTAACTTctgaactttaaaaaaataaagcaaacacTTGATGCAATCAGTTTCCTTATTAGGTCATAACGGTACATACCtttatatgagctgataaccgagattgagccagccaatcagaaagctagaaaatgtaataaaaattccAAGGTGGGAaatttaatataattatatgATATTTACTTGGttttataaaacatgtttttgtaGGTGATGGCAAGAAACTGGCAGATGTTGGTCTTGATGATGACCATAGTATTTGCATCTGGGATTGGAAGAAGGAAGAGAAGCTTGCATCAACTCGAGGACACAAGGACATAATATTTGTTATTGAGTGGAATCCATTCAATCCAAACTACCTTGTATCTGTCGGAGAAAAACACATCAAATTCTGGACACAAAAAAGTGATTATATCAGTTTTTAGCATGATGATAGTTGATGGTTAAAATTCATAATACTTTCATAAGGGGTTATccgtttgtttttttacagaGCAATTAACTTTATGATTCATCTGCTAGCTGTAGTAACGTATGCATTGTGTGACACACGTAACAACCCCATCATGCTCAGGGGCATACATGTAAGTAGAGAATGTAGAGAGCCTTTGAGTCAGTTTTGCTgtgcagtattttcgtccttcAGTAAAGATGTTGCATGCATTGGCGACAAGGATTCCTTCCGAACCTCAGTGGCCATTCCAATAGCCGCTGTCCAGCCTAATATATAGCCACCTTTGACCTACATGCTGATCAAAATGCGGTTGCCCAGTGATGGGAGAAGTGCACCCGCAGTTCCTTGAAATCTGTTTTCCTGTGCCACCAGATGCAAAGACACCTTTAATAGCAGAAAGGTCATCTTTTACTCCACACAGCCAGCACCAAAGTGCAAGACATCTTCTTGACACTCACTGAGACAGGGGATTAGATTTCAAAACCGTCAAGGAGAAATTGGATGAGTTCTTTAGCCCAAGAAAGAATAAGTTTATCTCTTACAACCCTGATACTGTACCTTCTGAAAAGAGAAGCAGAGCCGGACCTTAACTGACACAGAGAAGAGGTACTCTCAAATCGAGAGAGAGGCACTGGCAGCAGAATTTACTTCAACCAGGCTCCAGGTTCCGTCATGAACTCTTTGACTGCCAGATAGGAACAAACACACAGCATACGAAACCAGCCAAAATGACGAAACTGccagagagaccctgggaaacAGTTGAAATGGACTTCTGTGGACCATGCTACAAGCAAACCTGGAGACACCTCACCCTGCCACAGGAACTGCACCCTATAAACTCCTAAACCCAGACTTGACCACTACCCAACAGAGAGAGCCAGCAGGGACAAAGAAGACAGGAAAAGAGACAGGAAATACAAAGAGAAATTGAAGTCTTACCATGACCGAAGACACAGAGCCAAAGAACACAAATTCAAAGCTGGAGAGGCAGTTCTCCTGAAACGCGACAAGAAACGAAAAGGAGACATCCATGCCAGTATGCCGAGACGCATCCAAATTCAAGCTGCTCAGAACAACATACATCCCAGCAAGAGACAAACAAAGGAAACCACCTACTGCAAGACCAGTAGTACCACCAGCAGCTAAATGCCAGGTAGCACCAGCCGTCACCCAAGGAAACAACGCCAGTGACAGCACCAATAGCCAACCAAGGCATTGTTACCCAACTAGTGCCAATTGAGGCAACGCCTACCAACCAAACCCTACCACTGCACAGATCACAGCGACAGACCAAATCCACATTTGATGGACACCAGAAGGACTATACCATGTGAACTGTGAGTTGTCCTCAAACATTGACCAGATGCTATCAACAATGATTATGAACACTGAACACTTGTTTCTTTAACGACATCGACATGATTACTTGATTACAGTGAAATCACGGTACCAGCACTGAATACGTTTTATTGATTAGGTGCATGTCGATCGATTATTGTTAGTGATTAAGTGATTGATTAGTTGTATGTTAAGAAAACCAAGAACTAGGTTGAGACATGAATTTTGAGGAAATGATCTGAAGAACGAGGAGTGATTGACACACATGATTTTATAATTTACTACCAATTATTGAAGGTCAAGAGCCTCTTCAAGCtgacttttttgttgtttcccGTAACTTACCCCCTCTTCTAGGCAATAGTGGTATGAACTTCACAAGCATGAGGTTGATCAGAATGTCATGCGGCAATTTCAGAACATCCAGAAAAGCTTACTGTAAATCATCTAGGAATGTGCTGCTTATAAGGAACACTTGAATTGTAATGCCTGCCTCCCTACAAGGTATGTTAACATTGTAGAGCAGTACCGCTGGCTCATTTAGGTCATCAAGGCGTAAGCAAGTCAGACCAAACCCTTGATTAGGAGCAAAGTCTGGTTTCTGGGCATCAACACAGCTGTTAAAGACGCCTTAAGATGCTGTGTACCATGTTGAACTAATGCCAACAGACAACATGCAGAACCCGTTGATGTGTCAGTCCTGCCCTGTGGTACCTGGTTCAAGCTCAGCAGTATCTCTTGGTCATTACTGATGAGTATTCTCGCTTTCCCATCGTCGAGGATGTACACTCCACCTCATCAGAATAGGTTATTCAAGTTGTGGGCAGAGCATTTTCCACCTATGGATATCCCAAGATAGGCAAGGTCCGCCATATAACAATCAGGCTTGGAAAGGGTTTCTGAAGACCTGCAGTCTTAACATCGCAAAAACAACCCCTCTGGCCAAAGGTCAACAGACAggttgaaattttcaacaaaccCTTGATGAAAGCAATCAAGTGAGCCAAAATCCAAGGGCAAAGCTGGATTTATGCCATGCATCAGTTCCTGCAAACATACTGCTGTACTCCTCATACCACCTCTGCTTTTACTCCACACTGTCTCTTGTTTGGTTGCGATTCGTAGACAAAGATGCCAGAAGTTGAATCTCCCACTCATCCTGATGTGAGTGCCCATTGACAAAGGAGCCACACTTCTcgttggggtgcagggatggcgcagtggtgagagcactaacctcccaccaatgtggcccgagtcCAATTACCAGACTCTGCgtaatatgtgggttgagtttgttggttctcttctctgcaccaaGTGGTTTCTCCACGTACTCCAGTTTCACCTCTCCTCAAAATccacttgatttgtgttaattgccaatttcattttacagtgtccccaattagtgctccagcgctagaacgactagacacttaaataaatttcctttcttttttttaacgcTGGTTAAATAAGCTGTTGACACCATATGACCCGACTCCCCTTGTGGTCACAGAAAGGAAACAAAGTATGCTCATCACCCAACGTGGAGATGGATCCAAGGTGAAATCTTTTCATGTTCCATTGCATTCCGCAGACGCCGATTCAAGATGTCAACCTTCCTGACATCGGCCATAATGGTACCTTACCTGTCATGAACGAGACCTCCTCATAAAACGGAAGAGAAGATCGCATCGCATCCACTGCAGCTCAGTACTTCCAGACCCAAGTGAAAATCCGTTTGCAGAGAAGATTAATCGAGGAAATATGAAGTGGTTTCGTTATTGTTACTTACTGAGTACTTAGCAAGCTGTTGTGAGCACACACAAGCGCGAATGTTTCTCATGGACAGTTACGATTGTTTCAGAAGGTTTTCAAACTTTGAACTTTGTTAATGTCATATTTGGTTTTATCTTCAACCAGTAGTATCTAAGGCAGCTCAAGTTCCTAGGTCATATACTCCGCAAATCTGAGGATGAGTCAGCCAGTCTATATATGCTCTATACTTCCCAACACATGGCAGACGCAGGCTGGGACAACAAAGTACATCCTATCTTCAGTACAGCAGTACGCAGCCTCCTTGGAGATGATGATGGACAGTTGACGTCCAAGCAAATAGCTGACCTCACCAACGACAGGGAGAGCTGGAGGAAGCTGAAGTCAGCAGTCAGCGAGCCAAGATGGCTGCCTAATTTTGTGCTCTACAAATTTATTGCACTCTACAAATTGCACTACTTTTATTGCGCTCTGCATTTATTGCGCGCTACGTTTATTGTGCTCTACAAATTTATTGCAATTAAGGTTATATTCTCTCATATTTTTTCTATTATGGGACCAAAAAGGAGACCTCCTATGGCTAATGATGCTATCGATCCAACTGATTTGACTTGTGAAGGTCACTGGGATAAATTAGAAATCAAATTTAACAACTGGGTTACATCATCACTCCCGGGCCTCGTTACGAGCATTATGCAATCTCATGTCGTTGAAATCATCGACGACTATATCTCATCGACTGAGTTTCAAAGATCTCTGGCTGATAGTATCAACTTCGATGCCGTCGGTTTGGAAACTCAACTTGGCTCATCGgtaaaaaaagttaaacgaactaataaattcaaatcaagcaAAGATAGCCAAACAGGATGTTCAAAGAGTTAACCAAACTTAAAAATAATCTAGCAGCAGCcggctgatgatgatgatgatctaaGGAAAGGAGGGATGAAGTAATGCATTCATTGTGTGACACATGTAACAACCCCATCATGCTTCAGAGACATAAGTAGTTTTACGGAAGGAATGTAGTGAAGCCCTTGAGTTTGTTGTGTTGTAAAGTATTCTTGTCCTTCGGTAAAGATATTGCGCCAGCTTAGCAAAGGCAGTCATTAGCCATAGTATGCCACCATGCAAAAAAATATCTGCATTTTTATTATTGAAATGCAGGGATTAGTATTAGGTTTTGCTAAATGTAGAAGGATGCTTTGTTCTGACAAGTGTGACTGCTTAAGGTTAGGGTTAATAATATCAATTTAATACTCATCTAAAATATAGTCCTCATATTTAGTGTGTTATATTAAAACACTTTAAgtgttgtttttatttcaatatTCAGCTCtctttaaaacaaagaaacattagCTACATGTACCACGGTATTGAAATATTAATACCTTTAAGAATTTCATCTGGCAGGAGACAGGCCAGTTTGCTATTTTCAGACTGACTGAGACAAATCAATCACATTTAATAGATTCAAAGTTGGAGAAGCGACCAGTGACTTTTGGGAAAGCAGGTGCTGCTGCAACTATGCTTTGTGTGTGTCACAGTCCCAATGATGACTTGTGCTTTAGTGGCAGTGATTCTGGACTGGTATACATTTGGCAGGGAACAACTTTGCGTCGCTCAGTTCAAGCCCATAATGGACCTGTGTGTGCTATGTTTTCACTTAGTCAAACAAAACATCAGGTAAGTATGTTTTTCATCAgactaacttttttttcttttaatagtcACTTGCAAGATCACAGTTGTAGAGAAGGTTGGACTATGATTGATTGGACTAGGGTCAGGTTATCCTGAAATTATTAAATAGTATTTTTTATTCCTTGATAGCTATAATGAAATGTATTATGTACAGTAGGCTTGCCTGAGTGATAAACATGAATTATATTATACCAGTACTTCCTGCAAATCACTCTTGGCATCACTGCCATGAAGTGGGCCGG
The genomic region above belongs to Montipora capricornis isolate CH-2021 chromosome 8, ASM3666992v2, whole genome shotgun sequence and contains:
- the LOC138058943 gene encoding echinoderm microtubule-associated protein-like 6; amino-acid sequence: MFTREKVRVNPVRNKTKKSYKGNTSKAAWETLLASSKNHASKGEGSSRAWRGSEMTNGFAHIQWSDDDDDDDAKDNDDKFKTPITPSASFIFSESHTKSFENLWRSAAAEARVNSSLEFHMHPGQPPVPKQIVGQICEGKYINFQELLLENLGKEDAKNKILIDETQRVDDITKWIDCMAIYISVYTSHYPNRIRDLLAYQGIITRLYRDCQDKKAWQRYDVAFRRKAFQTSLRDWSTVDENLWIMSSSRDARRAVLCKACLSLTHNQASCPLLPKAESAKTPRLHSWLSRSSKLLKKDVLGEEEQPQSVSTSRHTQSPNEGLDLKFAFGYHGYNACNNLFYTQSKEVVFHVAALGIVYSSSSNQQRFYKGHTDDIICLTIHDDKDFVATGQVGKQAETHVWDATTMKTVAVLKGFHKRGIICVDFSGDGKKLADVGLDDDHSICIWDWKKEEKLASTRGHKDIIFVIEWNPFNPNYLVSVGEKHIKFWTQKNSKLEKRPVTFGKAGAAATMLCVCHSPNDDLCFSGSDSGLVYIWQGTTLRRSVQAHNGPVCAMFSLSQTKHQGYVTGGRDGVVAMWDPMFEQCLKAFKVEEASMRPGSILLQNLPPVRALHFNGDGRILLGTGNDEIIEIEEDEKMTVLVQGHGEGEVWGLDTHPTQYECITVSDDRTLRVWDLAKFKLKKVKKLKKGGRAVAYSPDGLTVAVGQNDGGLLILDAVSLEKVVGFKDRKEAISDIKFSPDGKFLAVGSHDNFVDIYSVRRGKRTGVCKGSSSYITHLDWDSKGKLIQTNSGAREHLFYQAPTGSRKTISSPDVERLQWSTFTGVLGPTVKGVFPPGSDVTDVNATCRTKDCSFLASGDDFGFVNLFEYPIWHRGAKGRQYRGHSSHVTNVRWTYDDRMLLSTGGLDTAVLIWDRLVVSEVDEPDKLLEQKVLIQPKFIPTGPIRDPVARGKPQWD